A window of Rhinolophus sinicus isolate RSC01 unplaced genomic scaffold, ASM3656204v1 Contig22, whole genome shotgun sequence contains these coding sequences:
- the LOC141569854 gene encoding testis-specific Y-encoded protein 1-like, with protein sequence MASSGPTVPGPAGLPETLQAAAGARVAEASILSVASEQEGGARGWPHEAVLLVKDVAHEVEVVTEEEVVAQEAVDDDWRCGTWRNSGSWGTDRTSQQSPLELLQALQLQVRVEKARHSRAYYRLRRKSCQSRQPHLERRRNIIQCIHGFWAKAILNHPHLSALISGQDEDMLSYMTNLEVQELSHPRYQCQLKFFFRSNPYFHNEVIIKEYHVSFAGYRASRSTSVCWFWDYERGCSSRRHDSTGLNFFNWLSDHNFPGSSRIAEIISEDLWPDPVQFYPRDTDERGGT encoded by the exons ATGGCGa GCAGCGGCCCGACAGTGCCCGGCCCAGCGGGGCTCCcggagaccctgcaggccgccgcAGGTGCGAGGGTGGCAGAGGCCTCCATCCTCAGCGTGGCGtcggagcaggaaggaggggcccGCGGGTGGCCACATGAGGCAGTGCTGCTTGTAAAGGACGTCGCACATGAGGTAGAGGTCGTGACAGAAGAGGAAGTGGTGGCCCAGGAGGCTGTGGACGATGATTGGAGGTGCGGCACGTGGAGGAACTCGGGGTCATGGGGGACGGACAGAACGAG CCAGCAGTCCCCACTGGAGCTGCTGCAGGCCCTTCAGTTACAGGTGAGGGTTGAGAAGGCCCGGCACAGTCGCGCCTACTATCGGCTGAGGCGCAAGAGCTGTCAGAGCAGGCAGCCTCATCTGGAGCGTAGAAGGAATATCATCCAGTGCATCCATGGCTTCTGGGCCAAAGCC ATTCTGAACCACCCCCACTTGTCAGCCTTGATCAGTGGCCAAGATGAAGACATGCTTAGCTACATGACCAATCTGGAG GTGCAGGAATTGAGCCACCCCAGGTATCAGTGTCAGCTGAAGTTTTTCTTTCGGAGTAACCCCTACTTCCACAATGAAGTGATCATCAAGGAGTATCACGTTAGCTTTGCTG GGTATAGGGCATCTCGTTCCACGTCAGTCTGCTGGTTCTGGGACTATGAACGTGGATGCAGCAGTCGCAGGCATGACAGCACGGGCCTTAACTTCTTCAATTGGTTGTCTGACCACAACTTTCCAGGGTCTAGCAGGATAGCTGAG ATCATCAGCGAGGACCTGTGGCCCGATCCGGTGCAGTTCTACCCGAGGGATACAGACGAAAGAGGAGGGACCTGA